The genomic segment TCTGCGGCCAGTCCCCTCCCCATGACGCGCTGGCGCTCATCGCGAACCAGAAGAGGGTCAGCCAGGCGGATCGTCCCTGCATGTTGTTTGCTCCTGCGGGCCAGCACTCGGGTCAGCGAGGCGGGCGTTCCTGTCTCGTTCTGTTTGGACTGACGGTGGCCTGATGTTACACTGATGGATGGGTTGTCTTGCGCTGCGGCCCGCCGATTTTTTGAGCTGAATTCCCGAATCCTTTTTGTACCAGACGCGCCACGGCGTCAGGATCCGTCTATGTCTTCACACGGTTCGCCTCCTCCTCCGAGTGCCCCCGCCGAGATCAAGGGCCCTCCGGTCATCGTGAAAAACGCGCCGGAACCGGAGCTCAACAAACTCTTCAAGCTGCAGGTGAAGCATGGCGCTTCCGACATGCACCTGCAGACGGACAAGCCGGCCATGTTCCGGATCAAGGGGGCCATCACCGAACTGAAGATGCCCCCCCTCTCGGCAGAACAACTGTGGGCGATGTTCTACGAGATCATGGACGACCGCAATAAGCGCATCATGGAAGCGAACGGCGGCGCCGACTTTTCGCATGTGGTGCCGGTCGACGGTTCCAACTGGCGGTTCCGCGTGAACCTGTTCAAGCAACTCGGCAAGCCCGGGTTGTGCGCTCGAAAAGTCGAACAGAAGATTCCGCCGTTCGAAGGGCTCTTCCTTCCCCCCATTATGGAAGACCTGTGCAAGTACGATCAGGGGATGGTGCTGCTGGCCGGCGTGACAGGGTCGGGGAAGTCGACGACGATTTCCTCGATGCTGAACTGGATCAACGCCCGGTACCGGAAGCACCTGCTGACGATCGAAGACCCGATCGAATTCGTTTACACCGCCGACAAGTGCCTGATCAATCAGCGCGAGATCGGGCAGGACGTGGTCGACTTCCACATCGCAATGAAACATGCGGTGCGCGAAGACCCCGACATCATCCTGGTGGGGGAAATGCGTGACATGGAAACCTTCGAAACGGCCATTCACGCGGCCGAAACCGGCCACCTGGTGTACGGAACGATTCACGCGTCGAGCGCTCCCGGCACGATTCAGCGTATTCTCGACTTGTTCCCGCAAAGCATGCACAGCGCCATCCGCGCGAGTATGGCGATGAACATGAAAGCCATCGTCGGGCAGAAGCTGCTCAAGACGGTGGTCGACAAACCGTCGCGGGTCCCCATCGTCGAGATCATGCTGTTCAACCCGACCGTGCGAAAACTGGTGCTGGAAGGCAAGGACGAGAAGCTGTCCTCCGCGATCCGCATCGGTAAGGAAGAAGGGATGCAGTTGTTTAACGACTCGCTGTATTCGTTCGTCACGCGGGAACTGATCAGCCGAGCAGATGCTTTCGAAATTTCGCCGAACGTCGAAGAACTGAAAATGCAGATCAAGGGAATTCAGGTTAAGGGACCGTCAATTCTCTAGGTGGCGTGGACATCAGATTGCGGATTTTTCCGACGAAAATCCGAAGCACAAATTCGAAATTCGAAACAAATTTCAACGTTCATAAGGATGTGAATTCTTGGGAGCAGGATCTTTTGGGGTCATTGGAATTTTGAATTTGTTTCGGATTTGGTGCTTCGGATTTCGAATTTGTTTGCTCGGCGGGATCCGTATAAATGTCCACTTGCCTTAGCCGTCTTGTTTTTTCACCAGCAGTGGGCCGGGCCGCCGGCAGTTTTTTATTCTGATGCTTTTGCGGGAATCTACGGTGACAATGATTACTTCTACCGGGCGTGGGCTGTGCCTGGCGGCGCTGATGCTGGGACTCGCGATCGCTTTCGCCGAGTCCGCTGACGCACAAGCGCCATTGCCGACTCCGGGAGCGCCTCAGGCCTCATTTTCACCGACCGGCAAGTATCCGCTGCCGCCTGACCCGTTCGCTCGCGGGAACATGGTTCCCTCGCGACCCGACCATCCCACATTGCGGGTGACCGCAGCGCCTCAGGCAGGTTTTTACTTTCCCATCTGGAAGCTCCTGTTTCTGGTGGCGGCCTTCTGTTTCTGGCTGCATTACTCGAACTGGGTCCATGAAGACAGCCGCGGCCTGAAGGTGCGGCCTGACTTCTGGAACAGTTGGATGCTGCTGTGCGGAGTGCTGGCGTTCGTGCTGATGCTGATCTCGCCGATGTTTGGAGTCGGCCTGGGGACGATGGCGCTCGCCATCGGCTCCCCCTTGGGACTGTATGTCTGGGAACGGAATAAGCATGTGCCAGCGAACCGTCAGGTGATGACGCCGAACCATCTGGATAACTGGGCGCGTCGACAGCTCGCCAAGGTCGGCATCAACCTGGGCACGAAAGTACAGGGGGACGCCCATTCCGGTCCGCCGATTACGTTCGTGGGCAAGTCACGCACTGGGCAGAAGGATGCCAACCGGTCCAAACAGGTGGAATCCTCGAAGGGCTACGTTGCGGCGAAAGAACTGGTCTACGACGCCCTGCTTCGCCGCGCGACCGACATCCACCTGGAACCCAAAGACACGGAACTGGCCGTCCGTCTGCGTATCGACGGCGTGATGTTCCCCGCAGAACCGTTCGACAAGTCGACCGGCGATGCCGTGACGAACATCATCAAAGTGCTGTGCGCGATGGACATTACCGAACGCCGCCGCTCACAAGACGGCAGCTTCGGAGCTCTGGTGGAAGGCCGCGAAATCGACTTCCGCGTGGCGTCACAGGGAACCCGGCACGGCGAAAAAGTGAGCTTGCGTATTCTCGATCAGGCGAACTCGGTCAACCGGCTCGGCCAGCTCGGGATGCGGAAACAGGTTTCCGACAAACTGATCGAAGTCATCAATCAGCCGCACGGGCTGCTGCTGGTATGCGGGCCGACCGGGGCCGGAAAGTCAACGACGCTGTATGCAGCGATCAACGAACTCGACGCCTTCGAGCGGAACATCATCACGATCGAAGATCCCGTCGAATACAAAATGCAAAACGTCACCCAGATCGAAATCAACACCAAAGGGGGGACGACGTTCGGGCAGTCGCTGCGAAGTATTCTGCGGCAAGACCCCGACGTGGTGATGATCGGGGAAATTCGAGACGACGAAACCGCAAAGATCGCCTGTCAGGCGGCGAATACCGGGCACATGGTGTTCTCGACCGTTCACGCCAACGACGCGATTACCGCGCTCTATCGCTTGCTCGACCTGGGCGTGGAATCGTTCATGCTCTCGACGGCTGTCTCTGCGATTCTGGCCCAGCGGCTGGCGCGGCGTCTCTGTCCGCAGTGCAGGGTCGGCTACCCGCCCCCGGCGGACATGCTGAAGCAATTGGGCCTGCCAGCCGGGAAGATCAAGGAGTTCTTCAAAACCCCAGAGAAAGACAACACTTGTCCCAAGTGCGGCGGCCTCGGCTACCAGGGTCGAATCGGCGTCTACGAATTGCTGGCAATCAATGAGCGCATGAAAGACATGATTCGCGACAACGCAGCCATGTCGGCCATCCGCAATGAAGCCCGTAAAGACGGCATGCTGTACATGCAGGAAGAAGGTCTG from the Planctomicrobium piriforme genome contains:
- a CDS encoding type IV pilus twitching motility protein PilT; the encoded protein is MSSHGSPPPPSAPAEIKGPPVIVKNAPEPELNKLFKLQVKHGASDMHLQTDKPAMFRIKGAITELKMPPLSAEQLWAMFYEIMDDRNKRIMEANGGADFSHVVPVDGSNWRFRVNLFKQLGKPGLCARKVEQKIPPFEGLFLPPIMEDLCKYDQGMVLLAGVTGSGKSTTISSMLNWINARYRKHLLTIEDPIEFVYTADKCLINQREIGQDVVDFHIAMKHAVREDPDIILVGEMRDMETFETAIHAAETGHLVYGTIHASSAPGTIQRILDLFPQSMHSAIRASMAMNMKAIVGQKLLKTVVDKPSRVPIVEIMLFNPTVRKLVLEGKDEKLSSAIRIGKEEGMQLFNDSLYSFVTRELISRADAFEISPNVEELKMQIKGIQVKGPSIL
- a CDS encoding GspE/PulE family protein, whose translation is MITSTGRGLCLAALMLGLAIAFAESADAQAPLPTPGAPQASFSPTGKYPLPPDPFARGNMVPSRPDHPTLRVTAAPQAGFYFPIWKLLFLVAAFCFWLHYSNWVHEDSRGLKVRPDFWNSWMLLCGVLAFVLMLISPMFGVGLGTMALAIGSPLGLYVWERNKHVPANRQVMTPNHLDNWARRQLAKVGINLGTKVQGDAHSGPPITFVGKSRTGQKDANRSKQVESSKGYVAAKELVYDALLRRATDIHLEPKDTELAVRLRIDGVMFPAEPFDKSTGDAVTNIIKVLCAMDITERRRSQDGSFGALVEGREIDFRVASQGTRHGEKVSLRILDQANSVNRLGQLGMRKQVSDKLIEVINQPHGLLLVCGPTGAGKSTTLYAAINELDAFERNIITIEDPVEYKMQNVTQIEINTKGGTTFGQSLRSILRQDPDVVMIGEIRDDETAKIACQAANTGHMVFSTVHANDAITALYRLLDLGVESFMLSTAVSAILAQRLARRLCPQCRVGYPPPADMLKQLGLPAGKIKEFFKTPEKDNTCPKCGGLGYQGRIGVYELLAINERMKDMIRDNAAMSAIRNEARKDGMLYMQEEGLRLVVRGVTSVDEIKRVVK